In the Acetobacterium sp. KB-1 genome, GAATCTGGTCAAAACATGTTTCAATTTCGGCGATGTATTTTTTCTGGATGGTGATCCATTCTTCGAAAAAGGGGTTACCGATTTCACGGGGCAGGATTCGGTTGATAAAGATGCCATCGACATTATAGTTGTAGAGTTTCATATACATATAGTTTCGCTTGGTTTCTTCCACCACCATTTTCTCGGGAATGGTCACCAAGCGTACCGAGGATACTTCTTTGTTTTTTAACAACTCCTGAAGTTCGATCAGTTTGACATAGAGCGTTTCAATGTCGCTCATGGCGTGGCGATCGGGCAGCTGTATTTTGAATAATGATTTTGAAACCGGGGACAAAATTCGCACTGCCACCTTCCCGATGGGGAAAAACTTATCCATATACCAGCACATCAGCTCGGGAAATTTAAGCAACGACAGGGTTTCTCCAGTGGGGGCACAGTCGACAATAATCCGTTCATAATCGCTATTGTCATATAGTTCCTGGATTTTCAAAAGCGCGAACAGTTCATCCATCCCTGGCATCATTATGAATTCATCCATGTCACCACCTTCTGGGTTGATCGAGCCAATCATGTTGCTAAAAGCCCTCATCAAATTTTTGAAATCTTTTTCCATCACATAGTTGGGATCGATTTCCAGAGCATAGAGATTATTGGCTACCGCGACTTCCTCTTTTCCGATTGGAACATT is a window encoding:
- a CDS encoding ArsA family ATPase, which encodes MKRILIFTGKGGVGKTSVAAAHALKSSQEGKKTLIVSTDMAHNLGDLFNVPIGKEEVAVANNLYALEIDPNYVMEKDFKNLMRAFSNMIGSINPEGGDMDEFIMMPGMDELFALLKIQELYDNSDYERIIVDCAPTGETLSLLKFPELMCWYMDKFFPIGKVAVRILSPVSKSLFKIQLPDRHAMSDIETLYVKLIELQELLKNKEVSSVRLVTIPEKMVVEETKRNYMYMKLYNYNVDGIFINRILPREIGNPFFEEWITIQKKYIAEIETCFDQIPKYYIPWYDTDLLGLDAINRICDDAFAKRTDLFEIKADIEGEKYEQTETGYDLKLFLPNITKDEVAVNLSGSDVIVKIGNYKRNIPMPNTLRGMEVTSATFDQSTLVIAFQSY